A window of Microbacterium luteolum contains these coding sequences:
- a CDS encoding ABC transporter substrate-binding protein yields the protein MGLNKHRALPVLALAAVGIVALTSCGAGSRTDNENSTTVSCDYKAPEGKTTVNVLAYNSSAIDPFTDTMVSSCTTKDVTLKHDPIDFGGQVTKTTATLAGDTGTYDIIETYGFVIPGFGEEEKLVPLNDLWDKYAGDYGLDEISKSMVEGMSYDGEIYAIPMQAQMFVMAYRTDVFEDLGLEVPTTFDEMIDAAEAIKGAGLMDYPIALPWLATADVTTGFEGAMNSLGADFVSKDGEVTLDTPEAKQAVEAMLSLKPYMDPQVTTFDQPKVQQQMFNGTAAMSIMFSGRMFDLTLPANSKLSDSFGFAGAPKVTDDAQYSYNRLSIDGWSIPFNTKLDHDMLFNMMASAVSEDASKASVPAAYPAREGMVTEKNSPYGAAANDSIASAMPPIVSPVIADITNEIRPILVSILNGQVSVDDGLAQMQAAGEKVAG from the coding sequence ATGGGACTCAACAAGCATCGGGCATTGCCGGTTCTCGCACTCGCAGCCGTGGGCATCGTCGCCCTCACCAGCTGCGGCGCGGGCTCCCGCACCGACAACGAAAACTCGACGACAGTGTCATGTGACTACAAGGCACCCGAAGGCAAGACGACGGTCAACGTCCTCGCCTACAACTCCTCGGCGATCGACCCCTTCACCGACACGATGGTGTCGAGCTGCACGACCAAGGACGTCACGCTCAAGCACGACCCGATCGACTTCGGCGGACAGGTCACCAAGACCACGGCCACCCTCGCGGGCGACACCGGCACCTACGACATCATCGAGACGTACGGCTTCGTCATCCCGGGCTTCGGCGAGGAGGAGAAGCTCGTTCCGCTGAACGACCTCTGGGACAAGTACGCCGGCGATTACGGTCTCGACGAGATCAGCAAGTCCATGGTCGAGGGCATGTCGTACGACGGCGAGATCTACGCGATCCCGATGCAGGCGCAGATGTTTGTGATGGCGTACCGCACTGACGTCTTCGAGGACCTCGGCCTCGAGGTCCCCACCACCTTCGACGAGATGATCGACGCCGCCGAGGCCATCAAGGGCGCCGGGCTCATGGACTACCCGATCGCGCTGCCCTGGCTCGCGACCGCCGACGTCACCACCGGCTTCGAGGGCGCGATGAACTCTCTCGGCGCCGACTTTGTCAGCAAGGACGGCGAGGTCACGCTCGACACTCCCGAGGCCAAGCAGGCTGTCGAGGCGATGCTCTCGCTGAAGCCCTACATGGACCCGCAGGTGACGACCTTCGACCAGCCCAAGGTGCAGCAGCAGATGTTCAACGGGACGGCGGCCATGTCGATCATGTTCTCCGGCCGCATGTTCGACCTGACGCTTCCGGCCAACTCCAAACTGTCCGACTCGTTCGGCTTCGCGGGTGCGCCGAAGGTCACCGACGACGCGCAGTACTCGTACAACCGCCTCTCGATCGACGGCTGGTCCATCCCGTTCAACACGAAGCTCGACCATGACATGCTGTTCAACATGATGGCGTCCGCGGTGAGCGAAGACGCCTCCAAGGCATCCGTCCCCGCGGCCTACCCGGCCCGCGAGGGAATGGTGACGGAGAAGAACTCTCCCTACGGTGCTGCGGCCAACGACTCGATCGCGAGTGCGATGCCGCCCATCGTGTCGCCGGTCATCGCCGACATCACGAACGAGATCCGTCCGATCCTGGTCTCGATCCTCAACGGCCAGGTGTCCGTCGACGACGGACTCGCCCAGATGCAGGCCGCCGGCGAGAAGGTCGCCGGCTGA
- a CDS encoding MFS transporter, which yields MDEPNDETVTAARPGPDAAARRARIAVSALFLTNGALFANILPRYPEIKAALGLDNTAYGLSIAALPAGAIVAGLAAAVLIRRFGSARLAVFGTALTSIGYLLAGLSPTALLFAGALFLTGACDAITDVAQNAHGLRVQRRYGRSVINSFHAIWSIGAVLGGAMAAVAIATGLPVGIHLAISTTVFAAVAVGALRFCLPGRDDEAEEDAVAAGAEIRQAARRGPELRTILVLAALTLIAMAGAVGEDAGNSWATLYLGDSLDAAAAIAPLGFIALMLAQFIGRILGDGLTDRFGQRLVAGAGGLIAAVGMGLALAFPSVPGTILGFAALGFGIATLIPAAMHAADELPGLPQGVGLTVLSWLLRVGFLLSPPFVGFIADNESLRAGLLIAPVAGLVAVLLCGALEKRRPRSD from the coding sequence ATGGACGAGCCGAACGACGAGACGGTCACGGCCGCGCGACCCGGCCCGGATGCCGCGGCCCGGCGCGCGCGCATCGCCGTCTCCGCCCTGTTCCTGACGAACGGCGCGCTGTTCGCCAACATCCTCCCGCGCTACCCCGAGATCAAGGCGGCGCTCGGCCTCGACAACACCGCCTACGGGCTGTCGATCGCTGCGCTCCCCGCCGGGGCGATCGTCGCGGGCCTCGCCGCCGCCGTGCTGATCCGTCGCTTCGGCTCCGCGCGCCTCGCCGTGTTCGGCACCGCGCTGACGAGCATCGGCTACCTGCTCGCCGGGCTCTCGCCGACAGCCCTCCTGTTCGCGGGAGCCCTCTTCCTGACCGGCGCCTGCGATGCGATCACCGACGTCGCGCAGAACGCCCACGGCCTGCGCGTGCAGCGGCGCTACGGCCGCTCGGTTATCAACTCCTTCCACGCGATCTGGTCGATCGGCGCCGTGCTCGGCGGTGCGATGGCCGCGGTCGCGATCGCGACCGGGCTGCCCGTCGGCATCCATCTCGCGATCTCCACCACGGTGTTCGCCGCCGTCGCCGTCGGTGCGCTGCGCTTCTGCCTACCGGGGCGCGACGACGAGGCCGAGGAGGATGCTGTCGCGGCGGGTGCTGAGATCCGCCAGGCCGCGCGGCGCGGACCGGAGCTGCGCACCATCCTCGTGCTCGCGGCCCTCACCCTCATCGCGATGGCCGGGGCGGTGGGTGAGGATGCCGGCAACTCCTGGGCGACGCTATACCTCGGGGACTCGCTCGACGCGGCCGCCGCGATCGCTCCGCTCGGCTTCATCGCGCTCATGCTCGCCCAGTTCATCGGCCGCATCCTCGGGGACGGGTTGACCGACCGGTTCGGCCAGCGCCTCGTCGCCGGTGCCGGTGGGCTGATCGCCGCGGTGGGCATGGGGCTCGCGCTCGCCTTCCCCAGCGTGCCGGGGACGATCCTCGGATTCGCCGCCCTCGGCTTCGGCATCGCGACGCTGATCCCCGCGGCCATGCACGCCGCCGACGAGCTGCCGGGGCTGCCACAGGGTGTCGGGCTCACCGTGCTGTCGTGGCTCCTGCGCGTCGGATTCCTGCTGTCGCCGCCGTTCGTCGGCTTCATCGCCGACAACGAGAGCCTGCGCGCGGGGCTCCTCATCGCCCCTGTGGCCGGGCTCGTAGCCGTCCTGCTCTGCGGTGCGCTCGAGAAGCGGCGCCCACGCTCCGACTGA
- a CDS encoding ArsR/SmtB family transcription factor, producing MTTGTLIPMFSALADETRWSILTALGEGDASASALAGRLPVSRQAIAKHLAVLQEVGLVEPVPVGRELRYRVIGTELAATAAKLDAIGREWDRRLAAIKEIAEGL from the coding sequence ATGACCACCGGAACGCTGATCCCGATGTTCTCGGCGCTCGCCGACGAGACGCGGTGGAGCATCCTGACGGCTCTCGGCGAGGGCGACGCTTCGGCATCCGCTCTCGCCGGGCGTCTGCCGGTCAGCCGTCAGGCCATCGCCAAGCACCTCGCGGTGCTCCAGGAGGTCGGGCTGGTCGAGCCAGTACCGGTCGGTCGCGAACTGCGGTACCGCGTGATCGGCACCGAGCTCGCCGCCACCGCGGCGAAGCTGGACGCGATCGGGCGCGAGTGGGACCGTCGCCTCGCCGCGATCAAGGAGATCGCCGAAGGCCTCTGA
- a CDS encoding SRPBCC domain-containing protein: MTENTGSVIDEDTFSVRRTIRIAASIDKVWRAVAEPEHISRWFGRTVLDGTGVGATGTMTFPDYDVIPLRIEARDEPHLISYRWNNDDALGELPDAVDESTSTVFTFTLDEIDGGTQLTVVESGFERTSAPLENLESHRTGWDLELDKMVALVESEAAESDA, from the coding sequence ATGACGGAGAACACTGGTTCCGTGATCGACGAGGACACCTTCTCGGTCCGGCGCACGATCCGCATCGCGGCATCCATCGACAAGGTCTGGCGCGCGGTCGCCGAGCCGGAGCACATCTCGCGCTGGTTCGGGCGCACGGTGCTCGACGGCACAGGGGTCGGAGCGACCGGCACGATGACGTTCCCCGACTACGACGTCATCCCCCTCCGGATCGAGGCTCGCGACGAGCCGCACCTCATCAGCTACCGCTGGAACAACGACGACGCGCTCGGCGAGCTCCCGGATGCGGTCGACGAGAGCACCTCGACCGTCTTCACCTTCACGCTCGACGAGATCGACGGCGGCACGCAGCTCACCGTGGTCGAGAGCGGCTTCGAGCGCACCTCCGCGCCCCTGGAGAACCTCGAGAGCCACCGCACCGGCTGGGACCTGGAACTCGACAAGATGGTCGCGCTGGTGGAATCCGAAGCAGCCGAGAGCGACGCATGA
- a CDS encoding SDR family oxidoreductase gives MTELTQPTGREEALRAVPREDGTAPRALVLGATGYIGGRLTPRLLNAGYRVRVLARDAVRAASFPWGPDCEIVEGSADDADAVAEAMTDVDVVYYLIHSMTAGKGFEESDHRAATTVAEAAASADVHRLVYLGGLHPDDVKLSPHLRSRVEVGETFLHSGVPTLVLQAGVVIGSGSASFEMIRHLTDVLPYMPAPKWVRNRIQPIAVRDVLHYLLGAARVDESVNRAVDIGGPDVLRYGQMMNGYAVEAGLPQRAIASLPVLTPWLASHWVNLVTPVPRSIARPLVASLQNECVVKDRSVDELIPPPADGLTPYRRAVALALGRLGADTIETSWQDAEVSGAPSDPLPSDPDWAGRTVFTDARSLETRASVDDLWRVIIGIGGENGWYSSPFLWAVRGVMDRLVGGVGLRRGRRSRTAARIGDAIDFWRVEAVSQPHSGEEDAGLLRLRAEMKVPGEAWLELRAIADGGGARYEQRAVFFPRGLGGRLYWLAVLPFHGFIFAGMAARITAAAEGLPPQT, from the coding sequence ATGACCGAGCTCACCCAGCCCACCGGACGCGAAGAAGCACTGCGCGCCGTCCCCCGCGAAGACGGCACGGCGCCCCGTGCCCTGGTACTCGGGGCGACCGGCTACATCGGCGGCCGCCTCACCCCGCGCCTGCTCAACGCCGGCTACCGGGTGCGCGTGCTGGCCCGCGACGCCGTGCGCGCGGCATCCTTCCCCTGGGGTCCCGACTGCGAGATCGTCGAGGGATCGGCCGACGATGCGGATGCCGTGGCCGAGGCCATGACCGACGTCGACGTCGTCTACTACCTGATCCACTCGATGACCGCGGGCAAGGGGTTCGAGGAGAGCGACCATCGCGCCGCGACGACGGTGGCGGAGGCCGCGGCCTCTGCCGACGTGCACCGACTCGTGTACCTCGGCGGCCTGCACCCCGACGACGTGAAGCTGTCGCCGCATCTGCGCTCGCGCGTGGAGGTCGGCGAGACGTTCCTGCACTCCGGAGTGCCGACGCTCGTCCTCCAGGCCGGCGTCGTCATCGGATCGGGCTCGGCGTCGTTCGAGATGATCCGTCACCTGACCGATGTGCTGCCCTACATGCCCGCGCCGAAGTGGGTGCGCAACCGCATCCAGCCGATCGCCGTGCGCGACGTGCTGCACTATCTGCTCGGGGCGGCCCGGGTCGACGAGAGCGTGAACCGTGCGGTCGACATCGGCGGACCCGACGTGCTGCGGTACGGGCAGATGATGAACGGCTACGCGGTCGAGGCCGGTCTCCCGCAGCGGGCGATCGCCTCGCTGCCGGTGCTGACCCCCTGGCTCGCGTCGCACTGGGTGAACCTCGTGACGCCCGTGCCGCGATCGATCGCGCGACCGCTCGTGGCCTCGCTGCAGAACGAGTGCGTCGTCAAGGATCGCTCGGTCGACGAGCTCATCCCGCCGCCCGCCGACGGGCTCACGCCGTACCGCCGAGCGGTCGCCCTCGCGCTCGGACGCCTCGGCGCCGACACGATCGAGACCAGCTGGCAGGATGCCGAGGTCTCGGGCGCTCCGAGCGATCCGCTGCCGAGCGACCCCGACTGGGCGGGACGGACGGTCTTCACCGATGCCCGATCGCTCGAGACGAGGGCATCCGTCGACGACCTGTGGCGCGTGATCATCGGGATCGGCGGAGAGAACGGCTGGTACTCGTCACCGTTCCTCTGGGCGGTGCGCGGCGTGATGGATCGGCTGGTCGGCGGCGTGGGTCTGCGCCGCGGTCGACGCAGCCGCACGGCGGCGCGCATCGGCGACGCGATCGACTTCTGGCGCGTCGAGGCGGTGTCGCAGCCGCATTCAGGGGAAGAGGATGCCGGGCTGCTGCGCCTGCGCGCCGAGATGAAGGTGCCGGGCGAAGCTTGGCTCGAGCTGCGGGCGATCGCCGACGGCGGGGGCGCCCGTTACGAGCAGCGCGCGGTGTTCTTCCCGCGCGGCCTGGGCGGACGGCTGTACTGGTTGGCGGTGCTGCCCTTCCACGGCTTCATCTTCGCGGGCATGGCGGCACGCATCACGGCCGCGGCCGAGGGGCTCCCGCCCCAGACGTGA
- a CDS encoding HepT-like ribonuclease domain-containing protein, whose translation MNSADRVDRWLADLRDALARAADLAERGREAFDVDPALPLAFEALSNRIGDLSKRLVHADEARFSDPVWRQAARNRDFVVHHYDRIDRDLLWRTVTTAFPALEAHVQAAITSGAGAPRPRP comes from the coding sequence GTGAATTCCGCCGATCGTGTGGATCGATGGCTCGCCGATCTTCGAGACGCCCTCGCTCGAGCCGCGGACCTCGCTGAGCGCGGTCGAGAGGCCTTCGACGTCGACCCTGCGCTGCCGCTGGCATTCGAAGCGCTCTCGAATCGCATCGGTGATCTCTCGAAGCGGCTCGTGCACGCCGATGAGGCGCGCTTCTCCGATCCCGTCTGGCGTCAGGCAGCGCGCAACCGCGACTTCGTCGTCCATCACTACGACCGCATCGACAGGGATCTGCTCTGGCGCACGGTGACCACGGCCTTTCCCGCACTCGAGGCTCACGTGCAGGCGGCGATCACGTCTGGGGCGGGAGCCCCTCGGCCGCGGCCGTGA
- a CDS encoding nucleotidyltransferase domain-containing protein — MQVTSVSDARAGLSRIIGSFRDGSDEPVIIGSHRRPQAVLLPYDRFLALTEAGPAKIGLDRLRAQRALIERLAALSHLGDVQVYGSIARGDQTELSDVDLLVTPHADATLFDVAQFEIDMEALLGVPVSVVSAAALNPEHDAMILREAVRL, encoded by the coding sequence ATGCAGGTGACCTCGGTCTCGGATGCGCGGGCGGGCCTCTCGCGCATCATCGGATCGTTTCGCGACGGATCCGACGAGCCGGTGATCATCGGGTCTCACCGTCGGCCGCAAGCGGTGCTCCTCCCGTACGACCGCTTTCTCGCGTTGACGGAGGCGGGTCCGGCGAAGATCGGTCTGGATCGGCTGCGTGCACAGCGCGCGCTCATCGAACGCCTGGCCGCGCTCTCCCATCTGGGCGATGTGCAGGTCTACGGATCCATCGCCCGCGGAGACCAGACCGAGCTCAGCGACGTGGATCTGCTGGTCACGCCGCATGCCGACGCGACACTTTTCGATGTCGCCCAGTTCGAGATCGACATGGAGGCTCTGCTCGGAGTTCCGGTGTCCGTCGTGAGCGCGGCGGCGCTGAATCCTGAGCATGATGCGATGATCCTGCGTGAAGCCGTGCGGTTGTGA
- a CDS encoding BCCT family transporter — protein MFAGDNLAGTTRTVLDAVVEYTGFFFTTIATVILVFMLFIGFSRYGRIPLGRDDEEPEFSMFSWISMLFAAGMGIGLVFWGAAEPLTFFENPPPGTVEANTLEAMHTAQAQVLYHWGPQAWAFYALVGGAIAYGAFRRGRTPLISSIFAPLLGEHRTTGPLGRTIDVFSIIVTLFGTAASLGLGALQIGHGVEIVTGIGELGNGILVAAIAVLTACFIASAVSGVSKGIRALSNINAVAALILAFFVFFVGPTLLILNVIPSVAVQFLGDLPTMIARSASQGDEAQAFLSTWTIFYWAWWISWSPFVGMFIAKISRGRSLRQFVSVVIVVPSAISLVWFSIFGTTAIQQQMDGAGLNVDPPEEVLFGVLGNLPLPLVTSILLILLISIFFITGADSASLVMGTLSQQGRPEPARWVTVTWGVLVGVIAAVLLISGEEGSGLRSLQNVTIIAALPFAVIMAFMMVAFMKDLRRDPLILRDRYARMAVRHSVMAGLEEYGDDFALVPVEYDHSEDDLAWIDEDSVDDTLAEVYEAATEAIDIVPTADAEPDPDAGASLDGLAEETAESAGTQGAVLGEHPRSSERPID, from the coding sequence GTGTTCGCGGGCGACAACCTCGCCGGAACCACCCGGACCGTCCTCGACGCCGTCGTCGAGTACACCGGCTTCTTCTTCACGACCATTGCCACGGTCATCCTGGTGTTCATGCTCTTCATCGGCTTCAGCCGCTACGGTCGCATCCCGCTCGGCCGCGACGACGAAGAGCCCGAATTCTCGATGTTCTCGTGGATCTCGATGCTGTTCGCGGCCGGCATGGGCATCGGGCTCGTGTTCTGGGGCGCGGCCGAGCCCCTCACCTTCTTCGAGAACCCGCCGCCTGGAACCGTCGAGGCGAACACCCTCGAGGCGATGCACACCGCGCAGGCGCAGGTGCTCTACCACTGGGGTCCGCAGGCCTGGGCCTTCTACGCGCTCGTCGGAGGGGCCATCGCCTACGGCGCCTTCCGCCGCGGCCGCACCCCGCTCATCTCCTCGATCTTCGCGCCGCTCCTCGGCGAGCACCGCACCACGGGACCCCTCGGCCGCACGATCGATGTCTTCTCGATCATCGTGACGCTGTTCGGCACCGCGGCATCCCTCGGGCTCGGCGCCCTGCAGATCGGGCACGGCGTCGAGATCGTCACCGGGATCGGCGAGCTGGGCAACGGCATCCTCGTCGCGGCGATCGCCGTGCTGACCGCCTGCTTCATCGCGTCGGCGGTCTCGGGCGTCTCCAAGGGCATCCGCGCGCTGTCGAACATCAACGCGGTCGCCGCGCTCATCCTGGCGTTCTTCGTGTTCTTCGTCGGTCCGACGCTGCTCATCCTCAACGTGATCCCGTCGGTCGCGGTGCAGTTCCTCGGCGACCTGCCGACGATGATCGCCCGCTCGGCCTCGCAGGGTGACGAGGCCCAGGCGTTCCTGTCGACCTGGACGATCTTCTACTGGGCGTGGTGGATCTCGTGGTCGCCGTTCGTCGGCATGTTCATCGCGAAGATCTCGCGCGGACGCTCCCTCCGCCAGTTCGTGTCGGTCGTCATCGTCGTGCCCTCGGCCATCTCGCTGGTGTGGTTCTCGATCTTCGGCACGACGGCCATCCAGCAGCAGATGGACGGCGCCGGACTGAACGTCGACCCGCCGGAGGAGGTGCTCTTCGGTGTACTCGGGAATCTCCCGCTCCCGCTGGTCACCAGCATCCTGCTGATCCTGCTGATCTCGATCTTCTTCATCACCGGCGCGGATTCCGCCTCGCTGGTGATGGGCACGCTGTCGCAGCAGGGCCGACCCGAGCCCGCGCGCTGGGTGACGGTCACCTGGGGCGTGCTGGTCGGTGTGATCGCCGCGGTGCTGCTCATCTCGGGTGAGGAGGGGAGCGGACTCCGTTCACTGCAGAACGTGACGATCATCGCCGCGCTGCCCTTCGCGGTGATCATGGCGTTCATGATGGTCGCGTTCATGAAGGATCTGCGGCGCGATCCGCTGATCCTCCGCGACCGCTACGCCCGGATGGCCGTGCGCCATAGCGTCATGGCCGGACTCGAGGAGTACGGCGACGACTTCGCCCTCGTGCCGGTCGAGTACGACCACTCCGAGGACGACCTCGCCTGGATCGACGAGGACTCGGTCGACGACACCCTCGCCGAGGTCTACGAGGCCGCCACCGAGGCGATCGACATCGTCCCGACAGCGGATGCCGAACCGGATCCCGACGCAGGAGCCTCCCTCGACGGGCTCGCCGAGGAGACTGCGGAGTCGGCGGGCACCCAGGGCGCGGTGCTGGGAGAGCATCCGCGGTCGAGTGAGCGTCCGATCGACTGA
- a CDS encoding ABC1 kinase family protein, translating to MTDAAAQGVHRARYRRILSFAAREFLKVWWYELVLPRLGMTSVAERTRGPRMQRFARRFHVLAVELGGLMIKVGQFMSSRLDVLPPEITAELEGLQDEVPAVPFADLRVVAEAELGMPLARAYAWFDETPVAAASLGQAHRARLSEQDAADTGLDTVVVKVQRPGIDEIVAVDLAALRRVARWAMRVRLVSDRVDAPALVEEFAQTSLEEIDYLHEAASAERFRENFAADPRVDTPEIVWERSTRRVLTLSDVTAIKINDIDALRAAGIDPSQVADVFAEVMFDQVFTHSFVHADPHPGNIFVTPVSEAGPSTGSGTQGADSGAQGARAGTQGADSGTRERNFRLTFIDFGMMAEVPDNLRNGLRTLLIAVAGRDSRGLVAAAKEIGVLLPSADTNELERALSALFARFGGMGFAELSTVDPREFKDFADEFGDMVRSLPLQLPENMLLLIRAVSLTSGMCSGLNPAFNVWDAAEPYAARLLRDESGNLIQDVAKQAMETAALTMRLPKRIDNIITRIDDGNVSFDTSRLERRLDRLEGIARRIASGVLFAAMLVGGALLVTPLPPLGITLICVSALPLLHAVFAGVGRRGPR from the coding sequence ATGACGGATGCCGCGGCCCAGGGCGTGCACCGCGCCCGCTACCGTCGCATCCTGTCGTTCGCGGCACGCGAGTTCCTCAAGGTCTGGTGGTACGAGCTCGTGCTGCCGCGCCTCGGCATGACGTCGGTCGCGGAGCGCACGCGCGGACCGCGGATGCAGAGGTTCGCCCGGCGTTTCCATGTGCTCGCCGTCGAACTCGGCGGACTCATGATCAAGGTCGGGCAGTTCATGTCGTCGCGCCTCGACGTGCTGCCGCCCGAGATCACGGCCGAGCTGGAGGGGCTGCAGGACGAGGTCCCGGCCGTGCCGTTCGCCGACCTCCGTGTGGTCGCCGAAGCCGAGCTCGGGATGCCGCTGGCCCGCGCCTACGCCTGGTTCGACGAGACTCCGGTGGCCGCGGCATCCCTCGGTCAGGCGCATCGCGCCCGGCTCTCGGAGCAGGACGCCGCCGACACGGGACTCGACACGGTGGTCGTGAAGGTGCAGCGTCCCGGCATCGACGAGATCGTCGCGGTCGACCTCGCTGCCCTCCGCCGCGTGGCGCGCTGGGCGATGCGCGTGCGGCTCGTCTCGGATCGGGTCGACGCCCCCGCGCTCGTCGAGGAGTTCGCGCAGACGAGCCTCGAGGAGATCGACTACCTGCACGAGGCCGCGAGCGCCGAGCGGTTCCGCGAGAACTTCGCCGCCGATCCGCGCGTCGACACCCCCGAGATCGTCTGGGAGCGGTCGACCCGGCGTGTGCTCACGCTGTCGGATGTCACGGCGATCAAGATCAACGACATCGACGCGCTGCGCGCCGCCGGCATCGACCCCTCCCAGGTCGCCGACGTGTTCGCCGAGGTGATGTTCGACCAGGTGTTCACGCACAGCTTCGTGCACGCCGACCCCCATCCGGGGAACATCTTCGTGACACCGGTCTCCGAGGCGGGCCCTTCGACAGGCTCAGGGACCCAGGGTGCGGATTCAGGGGCCCAGGGTGCGCGCGCAGGGACCCAGGGTGCGGATTCAGGGACTCGGGAGCGGAACTTCCGGCTCACATTCATCGACTTCGGGATGATGGCCGAGGTGCCGGACAACCTCCGCAACGGCCTGCGCACGCTCCTCATCGCCGTCGCCGGGCGCGACAGCCGGGGACTCGTCGCGGCCGCGAAGGAGATCGGCGTGCTGCTGCCGTCGGCCGACACCAACGAGCTCGAGCGCGCGCTCTCCGCCCTGTTCGCGCGATTCGGGGGGATGGGGTTCGCGGAGCTCAGCACCGTCGATCCCCGAGAGTTCAAGGACTTCGCCGACGAGTTCGGCGACATGGTGCGGTCGCTCCCGCTCCAGCTGCCGGAGAACATGCTGCTCCTCATCCGCGCCGTCTCGCTGACGTCGGGCATGTGCAGCGGCCTCAACCCCGCGTTCAACGTGTGGGATGCCGCCGAGCCGTATGCGGCGCGGCTGCTGCGCGATGAGTCGGGCAACCTCATCCAGGACGTGGCGAAGCAGGCCATGGAGACCGCGGCCCTCACGATGCGCCTGCCGAAGCGCATCGACAACATCATCACGCGCATCGACGACGGCAACGTGTCGTTCGACACCTCGCGCCTCGAACGCCGCCTCGACCGGCTCGAGGGCATCGCCCGTCGCATCGCGTCAGGAGTGCTCTTCGCCGCGATGCTCGTGGGCGGAGCCCTGCTCGTCACGCCGCTGCCTCCGCTCGGCATCACGCTGATCTGCGTCTCGGCGCTGCCTCTGCTGCACGCGGTCTTCGCGGGAGTCGGGCGGCGCGGGCCGCGCTGA
- a CDS encoding PadR family transcriptional regulator yields the protein MNNSFPFGAAGSSNADNPLTSIFGTGGLGGANGPAGALFDAFDQFRKSFEQRPSGGSRMARGDVRTAVLSLLAEKPMHGYQIINEIAERSGGSWKPSAGSVYPTLQLLADEGLISAEEQNGRKTYSLTEAGRAVADESSETKAPWESSDKDGHRNDPRFTALPKAGVDLAGAAAAVGRSGSPEQVQAAIEILDDARRKLYSILAQD from the coding sequence ATGAACAACTCATTCCCCTTCGGTGCAGCCGGCAGCAGCAACGCCGACAACCCGCTCACCAGCATCTTCGGCACCGGCGGCCTCGGCGGTGCCAACGGTCCGGCCGGCGCACTCTTCGACGCGTTCGACCAGTTCCGCAAGTCCTTCGAGCAGCGTCCGTCCGGCGGCTCGCGCATGGCCCGCGGCGACGTCCGCACGGCGGTGCTCTCTCTGCTCGCCGAGAAGCCGATGCACGGTTACCAGATCATCAACGAGATCGCCGAGCGCAGCGGCGGATCGTGGAAGCCCAGCGCCGGATCGGTCTACCCGACCCTCCAGCTGCTTGCCGACGAGGGCCTCATCTCGGCCGAGGAGCAGAACGGTCGCAAGACCTACTCGCTCACCGAGGCCGGTCGCGCCGTCGCCGACGAGTCGTCCGAGACGAAGGCTCCGTGGGAGTCGTCCGACAAGGACGGCCACCGCAACGACCCGCGCTTCACCGCGCTCCCCAAGGCGGGCGTCGACCTCGCCGGTGCCGCTGCCGCGGTCGGTCGCAGCGGTTCGCCCGAGCAGGTGCAGGCCGCGATCGAGATCCTCGACGACGCGCGCCGTAAGCTCTACTCCATCCTCGCTCAGGACTGA
- the map gene encoding type I methionyl aminopeptidase, which yields MIEILNDDELVRARDAGALVGGILQSLKKRAVVGVNLLDLDRWTKQMIEDAGAESCYVDYAPSFGRGPFGHYVCTAVNDAVLHGMPHDYALADGDLLTLDLAVTLRGISADAAISFIVGDTQAPEDLALIDATERALAAGIAAVRPGARIGDLSRAIGTVLRGAGYSVNLEFGGHGIGSTMHQDPHVANDGRPGRGYIMRPGLLLALEPWVMADTDELVTDADGWTLRSATGCRTAHTEHTIAVTAEGAEILTLPRV from the coding sequence ATGATCGAGATCCTGAACGACGACGAGCTCGTCCGTGCGCGCGACGCCGGTGCACTCGTCGGCGGCATCCTGCAGAGCCTGAAGAAGCGCGCGGTCGTCGGCGTGAACCTGCTCGACCTCGACCGGTGGACGAAGCAGATGATCGAGGATGCCGGAGCCGAATCCTGCTACGTCGACTACGCGCCCTCGTTCGGACGCGGACCCTTCGGCCATTACGTCTGCACCGCGGTCAACGACGCGGTCCTCCACGGCATGCCGCACGACTACGCCCTCGCCGACGGCGACCTGCTGACCCTCGACCTGGCCGTCACCCTGCGCGGCATCTCGGCCGACGCGGCGATCAGCTTCATCGTGGGCGACACCCAGGCGCCCGAGGATCTGGCACTGATCGACGCGACCGAGCGCGCACTCGCCGCCGGTATCGCGGCCGTGCGACCCGGCGCCCGCATCGGCGACCTGTCGCGCGCGATCGGCACGGTGCTGCGCGGCGCCGGCTACTCGGTCAACCTCGAGTTCGGCGGGCACGGCATCGGATCGACCATGCACCAGGACCCGCATGTCGCGAACGACGGGCGTCCTGGTCGCGGCTACATCATGCGCCCCGGGCTGCTGCTGGCGCTCGAGCCGTGGGTCATGGCCGACACCGACGAGCTGGTCACCGACGCCGACGGCTGGACCCTGCGCAGCGCGACCGGATGCCGCACCGCGCACACCGAGCACACGATCGCGGTCACCGCGGAGGGCGCCGAGATCCTCACCCTTCCGCGGGTCTGA